A region from the Citrobacter koseri ATCC BAA-895 genome encodes:
- the ssuD gene encoding FMNH2-dependent alkanesulfonate monooxygenase, whose protein sequence is MSLNMFWFLPTHGDGHYLGTEAGSRPVDHGYLQQIAQTADRLGFTGVLIPTGRSCEDAWLVAASMIPVTQRLKFLVALRPSVTSPTVAARQAATLDRLSNGRALFNLVTGSDPQELAGDGVFLDHTERYEASSEFTQVWRRLLQGETVDFNGKHIHVRGAKLFFPAIQQPYPPLYFGGSSDVAQDLAAEQVDLYLTWGEPPAQVKEKIEQVRAKAAARGRKIRFGIRLHVIVRETNEEAWRAADRLIAHLDDDTIAKAQAAFARTDSVGQHRMAALHNGKRDQLEISPNLWAGVGLVRGGAGTALVGDGPTVAARINEYAALGIDSFVLSGYPHLEEAYNVGELLFPHLDVAIPEIPQPQPLHQQGEAVANEFIPRKAAQS, encoded by the coding sequence ATGAGCCTGAATATGTTCTGGTTTTTACCTACCCACGGTGACGGGCATTATCTGGGAACCGAAGCAGGCTCGCGCCCGGTCGATCACGGTTACCTGCAACAAATCGCGCAAACGGCGGACCGCCTGGGCTTTACGGGCGTATTGATCCCAACCGGGCGTTCCTGCGAAGACGCCTGGCTGGTTGCCGCCTCAATGATTCCGGTCACACAGCGACTGAAATTCCTGGTCGCCCTGCGCCCAAGCGTCACGTCGCCAACGGTTGCCGCCCGTCAGGCCGCAACGCTGGACAGACTCTCCAATGGCCGCGCGCTGTTTAATCTGGTTACCGGTAGCGATCCGCAGGAACTGGCCGGTGACGGCGTCTTCCTTGACCACACCGAACGCTATGAAGCCTCATCCGAGTTTACGCAGGTATGGCGACGCCTGCTGCAAGGCGAGACGGTGGACTTCAACGGTAAACATATTCATGTTCGTGGCGCAAAACTGTTCTTCCCTGCCATTCAGCAACCGTATCCACCGCTCTATTTTGGCGGTTCATCGGATGTCGCACAGGATCTCGCCGCTGAGCAGGTCGATCTCTATCTCACCTGGGGCGAACCGCCTGCGCAGGTAAAAGAGAAAATTGAACAGGTACGCGCCAAAGCAGCGGCTCGCGGGCGTAAAATCCGTTTCGGCATCCGCCTGCACGTTATTGTGCGTGAAACCAATGAAGAGGCCTGGCGTGCGGCCGATCGCCTGATTGCTCACCTGGATGACGATACGATCGCCAAAGCGCAAGCCGCATTCGCCAGAACGGATTCTGTCGGTCAGCACCGGATGGCCGCGCTGCATAACGGTAAGCGTGATCAACTGGAGATCAGCCCTAACTTGTGGGCAGGCGTCGGGCTGGTGCGCGGCGGCGCGGGAACCGCCCTGGTGGGTGATGGCCCGACCGTCGCCGCACGTATTAATGAGTACGCGGCGCTGGGTATCGACAGTTTTGTGCTCTCCGGTTATCCGCATCTGGAAGAGGCCTACAACGTGGGCGAACTGCTGTTCCCGCATCTGGACGTCGCCATCCCGGAAATTCCGCAGCCGCAGCCTCTGCACCAGCAAGGCGAAGCGGTTGCCAATGAATTTATCCCCCGTAAAGCCGCGCAGAGTTAA
- the ssuE gene encoding NADPH-dependent FMN reductase, with product MRVITLAGSPRFPSRSSALLEYSREKLNSLDVEVSHWNLHNFDPEDLLYARFDSPALKTFIEQLQDADGLIVATPVYKAAYSGALKTLLDLLPERALEGKAVLPLATGGTVAHLLAVDYALKPVLSALKAQEILHGVFADDSQVIDYQHKPQFTPNLQHRLDSALETFWQALHRRDVPVPVIHSPRGVAHV from the coding sequence ATGCGCGTCATCACTCTGGCGGGAAGCCCACGCTTTCCCTCTCGTTCCAGTGCGTTACTGGAATATTCCCGGGAAAAACTGAACAGTCTGGACGTCGAAGTCAGCCACTGGAATTTGCATAACTTTGACCCCGAAGACTTGCTATATGCGCGTTTCGACAGCCCGGCGTTAAAAACATTTATAGAACAATTACAGGATGCAGACGGGCTGATCGTCGCAACGCCGGTTTATAAAGCCGCCTATTCCGGGGCGTTAAAAACGTTGCTCGACCTGCTTCCTGAACGAGCGCTGGAAGGCAAAGCCGTATTACCGCTGGCAACCGGCGGTACTGTCGCCCATTTACTGGCCGTTGACTACGCGCTCAAGCCGGTGCTGAGCGCGCTGAAAGCACAAGAGATCCTGCACGGCGTATTTGCCGACGATTCCCAGGTGATTGATTACCAGCATAAACCGCAGTTCACCCCTAATTTACAACATCGCCTTGACAGCGCGCTTGAAACATTCTGGCAAGCGTTGCACCGCCGCGATGTGCCGGTTCCCGTCATTCATTCACCACGAGGCGTTGCCCATGTTTAA
- the pepN gene encoding aminopeptidase N, which yields MTQQPQAKYRHDYRAPDYQITDIDLTFDLDAEKTVVTALSQAVRHGASDAPLRLSGEDLRLVSLHVNDAPWTDYKEEEGELVIGSLPERFTLRIVNEISPAANTALEGLYQSGDALCTQCEAEGFRHITWYLDRPDVLARFTTKIIADKSRYPFLLSNGNRIAQGELDNGRHWVQWQDPFPKPCYLFALVAGDFDVLRDTFITRSGREVALELYVDRGNLDRAPWAMTSLKNSMKWDEERFGLEYDLDIYMIVAVDFFNMGAMENKGLNVFNSKYVLARTDTATDKDYLDIERVIGHEYFHNWTGNRVTCRDWFQLSLKEGLTVFRDQEFSSDLGSRAVNRISNVRTMRGLQFAEDASPMAHPIRPDKVIEMNNFYTLTVYEKGAEVIRMIHTLLGETNFQKGMQLYFERHDGSAATCDDFVQAMEDASNVDLSHFRRWYSQSGTPVVSVRDDYNPETEQYTLTISQRTPATADQAEKQALHIPFAIELYDNEGNVIPLQKGGHPVNSVLNVTQADQTFVFDNVYFQPVPALLCEFSAPVKLEYKWSDQQLTFLMRHSRNDFSRWDAAQSLLATYIKLNVARHQQGQQLSLPVHVADAFRAVLLDEKIDPALAAEILTLPSVNEIAELFEIIDPLAIAEVREALTRTLAAELADEFLAIYNANHLDEYRVEHADIGKRTLRNACLRFLAFGETHLADTLVSKQYHEANNMTDALAALSAAVAAQLPCRDALMQEYDDKWHQDGLVMDKWFILQSTSPADNVLETVRDLLKHRSFSMSNPNRIRSLIGAFAGSNPAAFHAEDGSGYQFLVEMLTDLNSRNPQVASRLIEPLIRLKRYDAKRQEKMRAALEQLKRLENLSGDLFEKITKALA from the coding sequence ATGACACAACAGCCACAAGCCAAATACCGTCACGACTACCGTGCCCCGGATTACCAGATTACTGACATTGATTTGACCTTTGACCTGGATGCTGAGAAAACCGTCGTTACAGCACTGAGTCAGGCTGTCCGTCATGGCGCATCTGACGCGCCCCTTCGCCTGAGCGGTGAAGATCTGCGACTGGTATCCCTCCATGTAAACGATGCGCCGTGGACCGACTACAAAGAAGAAGAGGGCGAGCTGGTGATCGGCAGCCTGCCCGAGCGCTTTACTCTGCGCATTGTGAATGAGATCAGCCCGGCGGCGAACACGGCGCTGGAAGGCCTGTACCAGTCAGGCGACGCGCTGTGTACGCAGTGTGAAGCGGAAGGTTTCCGCCACATAACCTGGTATCTCGACCGCCCGGATGTGCTGGCGCGGTTTACCACCAAAATCATTGCCGATAAATCCAGATATCCGTTCCTGCTTTCCAACGGCAACCGTATTGCGCAGGGGGAACTGGATAATGGCCGTCACTGGGTGCAGTGGCAGGACCCGTTCCCGAAACCCTGCTACCTGTTTGCGCTGGTGGCGGGCGATTTCGATGTACTGCGCGATACCTTCATCACGCGTTCTGGCCGGGAGGTGGCGCTGGAACTGTATGTTGATCGCGGCAATCTGGACCGTGCGCCGTGGGCGATGACTTCGCTGAAAAATTCCATGAAATGGGATGAAGAGCGTTTCGGCCTGGAGTATGACCTCGACATATACATGATCGTGGCGGTGGACTTCTTCAATATGGGCGCGATGGAGAATAAAGGTTTGAACGTCTTTAACTCCAAATATGTGCTGGCCCGCACCGATACGGCGACCGACAAAGATTATCTCGACATTGAGCGCGTTATTGGTCACGAATATTTCCACAACTGGACGGGTAACCGCGTTACCTGTCGCGACTGGTTCCAGTTGAGTCTGAAAGAAGGCCTGACTGTTTTCCGCGACCAGGAATTCAGTTCCGATCTCGGCTCCCGCGCGGTGAACCGCATCAGCAACGTGCGCACCATGCGTGGTCTGCAATTTGCTGAGGACGCGAGCCCAATGGCGCATCCTATCCGCCCGGATAAGGTCATTGAGATGAACAACTTCTACACCCTGACCGTCTACGAGAAGGGCGCGGAAGTGATTCGCATGATCCACACGCTGCTGGGCGAAACGAATTTCCAGAAAGGGATGCAGCTTTATTTTGAGCGTCATGACGGCAGCGCCGCTACCTGTGATGACTTTGTGCAGGCAATGGAGGATGCGTCGAATGTCGATTTGTCTCACTTCCGCCGCTGGTACAGCCAGTCCGGCACGCCGGTTGTCAGCGTACGGGACGACTATAACCCGGAAACGGAACAGTACACGTTGACCATTAGTCAGCGTACGCCTGCGACGGCGGATCAGGCAGAAAAGCAAGCGCTGCATATTCCGTTCGCGATTGAGCTGTACGACAACGAAGGCAACGTTATTCCGTTGCAGAAGGGCGGTCATCCGGTCAATTCCGTGTTGAACGTGACCCAGGCGGATCAAACCTTTGTCTTTGACAATGTGTATTTCCAGCCGGTGCCAGCACTGCTGTGCGAATTCTCCGCGCCGGTGAAACTGGAGTACAAATGGAGCGATCAACAACTGACGTTCCTGATGCGTCATTCGCGCAATGACTTCTCACGTTGGGACGCGGCGCAAAGCCTGTTGGCGACGTATATTAAGCTGAACGTTGCGCGCCACCAGCAGGGGCAGCAGCTGTCGCTGCCGGTACATGTGGCGGATGCCTTCCGGGCGGTTCTGCTGGATGAGAAAATCGATCCGGCGCTGGCGGCGGAAATTCTGACGTTGCCTTCGGTGAATGAGATCGCGGAACTGTTCGAGATCATCGATCCGCTGGCAATTGCCGAAGTCCGCGAAGCGTTGACCCGCACGCTGGCGGCGGAACTGGCAGACGAGTTCCTGGCAATCTATAACGCGAATCATCTTGATGAGTACCGCGTTGAACACGCCGACATTGGCAAGCGTACGCTACGCAATGCCTGCCTGCGCTTCCTGGCCTTTGGTGAAACCCACCTGGCGGATACGCTGGTGAGCAAGCAGTACCATGAAGCCAATAATATGACCGATGCGCTGGCGGCGCTGTCGGCGGCGGTCGCGGCGCAATTGCCGTGCCGTGACGCGTTGATGCAGGAGTATGATGATAAGTGGCATCAGGACGGACTGGTCATGGATAAATGGTTTATCCTGCAATCCACCAGCCCGGCGGATAACGTGCTGGAAACGGTGCGTGACCTCCTGAAGCATCGTTCTTTCAGTATGAGCAACCCGAACCGTATTCGTTCGTTGATTGGCGCATTTGCCGGGAGCAATCCGGCGGCGTTTCATGCTGAAGACGGCAGCGGCTATCAGTTCCTGGTCGAAATGCTGACGGACCTCAACAGCCGTAACCCACAGGTGGCATCACGCCTGATTGAGCCGCTGATTCGTCTGAAACGTTACGATGCGAAGCGCCAGGAAAAAATGCGCGCCGCGCTGGAGCAACTGAAAAGGCTGGAAAACCTCTCTGGCGATCTGTTCGAGAAGATTACCAAAGCGTTAGCCTGA
- the ssuB gene encoding aliphatic sulfonates ABC transporter ATP-binding protein produces the protein MNTARLNQGTPLLLNAVTKQYADNTVLNQLDLHIPAGQFVAVVGRSGGGKSTLLRLLAGLESPTAGELLAGTTPLAEIQDDTRMMFQDARLLPWKSVIDNVGLGLKGGWRDAARQALAAVGLENRATEWPAALSGGQKQRVALARALIHRPGLLLLDEPLGALDALTRLEMQDLIVSLWQEHGFTVLLVTHDVSEAVAMADRVLLIEDGKIGLDLTVDIARPRRLGTVRLAELEAEVLGRVMQRGENEAPLRKHG, from the coding sequence ATGAATACCGCTCGTCTTAATCAGGGAACGCCGCTACTGCTCAACGCGGTAACCAAACAATATGCTGACAACACGGTGCTGAACCAGTTGGATCTGCATATTCCCGCCGGGCAATTTGTGGCGGTGGTTGGACGCAGCGGTGGCGGGAAAAGTACGCTGCTGCGTCTGCTGGCCGGTCTGGAATCCCCTACAGCTGGCGAATTGCTTGCCGGAACAACGCCGCTGGCCGAGATCCAGGACGACACGCGTATGATGTTCCAGGATGCGCGTCTGCTGCCGTGGAAGTCGGTGATCGATAATGTTGGATTGGGTCTGAAAGGCGGCTGGCGAGATGCGGCGCGTCAGGCGCTGGCGGCGGTCGGTCTCGAAAACCGGGCGACGGAGTGGCCTGCGGCGCTGTCCGGCGGGCAGAAACAGCGTGTCGCGCTGGCCCGCGCGCTGATCCACCGGCCTGGATTATTGCTGCTGGATGAACCTCTCGGCGCGCTGGATGCCCTGACCCGGCTGGAAATGCAGGATTTGATCGTCTCGTTATGGCAAGAACACGGTTTTACAGTGCTGCTGGTCACGCATGACGTCAGCGAGGCCGTGGCGATGGCCGATCGGGTTCTGTTGATCGAGGACGGGAAAATTGGTCTGGACTTGACGGTGGATATCGCGAGGCCGCGCCGTCTGGGGACGGTACGTTTAGCGGAACTGGAAGCGGAAGTGTTGGGCCGGGTGATGCAACGTGGCGAAAATGAGGCTCCGCTACGCAAGCACGGTTAA
- the ssuC gene encoding aliphatic sulfonate ABC transporter permease SsuC, giving the protein MATPTNKWLLRVAPWFLPVGIVAVWQIASSMGWLSTRILPSPEGVIAAFWTLSASGELWQHLAISSWRAFIGFSIGGSIGLTLGLISGLSRWGERLLDTSVQMLRNVPHLALIPLVILWFGIDESAKIFLVALGTLFPIYINTWHGIRNIDRGLVEMARSYGLSGFPLFVHVILPGALPSIMVGVRFALGLMWLTLIVAETISANAGIGYLAMNAREFLQTDIVVVAIILYALLGKLADVSAQLLERVWLRWNPAYYTKEATV; this is encoded by the coding sequence ATGGCAACGCCCACAAACAAATGGTTATTGCGCGTTGCCCCCTGGTTTTTACCGGTGGGCATCGTGGCGGTCTGGCAAATAGCCTCTTCGATGGGCTGGTTGTCAACCCGCATACTCCCCTCTCCCGAAGGGGTGATCGCGGCATTCTGGACACTCTCCGCCAGCGGCGAACTCTGGCAGCATCTGGCCATTAGTTCGTGGCGCGCTTTCATCGGCTTTTCAATTGGCGGTTCTATCGGTCTGACGCTGGGGCTGATCAGCGGTTTGTCGCGGTGGGGAGAACGTCTGCTGGATACTTCAGTACAAATGCTGCGTAACGTGCCACACCTGGCGCTGATCCCGCTGGTGATTTTATGGTTCGGGATTGATGAAAGCGCGAAGATTTTTCTCGTGGCGCTGGGAACGCTGTTTCCAATTTATATCAATACCTGGCATGGGATTCGTAATATCGATCGGGGTCTGGTGGAGATGGCTCGCAGCTATGGCTTATCCGGCTTCCCGCTGTTTGTGCATGTGATCCTCCCCGGCGCCCTGCCCTCTATTATGGTTGGCGTCCGTTTTGCGCTCGGGTTGATGTGGCTGACGCTGATTGTGGCGGAAACCATTTCGGCGAACGCCGGGATCGGCTATCTGGCGATGAACGCCAGGGAATTCCTGCAAACGGACATCGTCGTGGTCGCGATTATTTTGTATGCCCTGCTCGGTAAACTCGCCGACGTCAGCGCGCAGCTGTTAGAGCGCGTCTGGCTGCGCTGGAATCCTGCTTATTACACGAAAGAGGCAACCGTATGA
- the pncB gene encoding nicotinate phosphoribosyltransferase, translated as MTQFASPVLHSLLDTDAYKLHMQQAVFHHYYDVHVAAEFRCRGDDLLGIYADAIREQVNAMQHLQLQEDEFQWLSGLPFFKADYLNWLRDFRYNPEQVCVTNDNGKLNIRLTGPWREVIMWEVPLLAVISELVHRYRSPEMGVAQALDALESKLVDFSALTADLNMSRFHLMDFGTRRRFSREVQQAIVKRLQQEPWFVGTSNYDLARRLSLTPMGTQAHEWFQAHQQISPDLATSQRAALAAWLNEYPNQLGIALTDCITMDAFLRDFGTEFATRYQGLRHDSGDPVEWGEKAIAHYQKLGIDPLSKTLVFSDNLDLKKAVDLYRHFSSRVQLSFGIGTRLTCDIPQVKPLNIVIKLVECNGKPVAKLSDSPGKTICHDKAFVRALRKAFDLPHIKKAS; from the coding sequence ATGACACAATTCGCTTCTCCTGTTCTGCACTCGTTGCTGGATACAGACGCTTATAAGTTGCATATGCAGCAAGCCGTTTTTCACCACTACTATGATGTGCATGTAGCGGCTGAATTTCGTTGCCGTGGTGACGACCTGCTCGGTATTTACGCCGACGCTATTCGCGAGCAGGTGAATGCAATGCAACACCTGCAACTTCAGGAGGACGAGTTCCAGTGGCTCTCCGGCCTGCCCTTCTTTAAAGCTGATTATCTCAACTGGTTACGTGACTTCCGCTATAACCCGGAACAGGTCTGCGTGACTAACGATAACGGGAAGCTAAACATCCGCTTAACCGGTCCGTGGCGCGAAGTCATCATGTGGGAAGTCCCGCTATTGGCGGTGATCAGCGAACTGGTGCACCGTTACCGCTCGCCGGAAATGGGTGTGGCGCAGGCGCTTGATGCGCTGGAAAGTAAACTCGTCGATTTCTCTGCATTAACCGCCGATCTCAATATGTCCCGCTTCCATCTGATGGATTTCGGCACCCGTCGCCGTTTCTCTCGCGAAGTGCAGCAGGCCATCGTCAAACGCCTTCAGCAGGAACCGTGGTTTGTCGGCACCAGTAACTACGATCTCGCCCGTCGGCTGTCGCTTACGCCTATGGGCACACAGGCGCATGAATGGTTCCAGGCGCATCAGCAAATCAGCCCGGATCTGGCGACCAGCCAGCGCGCAGCTCTCGCCGCCTGGCTGAATGAATACCCTAACCAGCTCGGTATCGCGCTGACGGACTGCATCACGATGGACGCTTTCTTACGCGACTTCGGCACCGAATTTGCCACGCGTTATCAGGGCTTACGCCACGATTCTGGCGATCCGGTTGAATGGGGTGAAAAAGCCATCGCCCATTACCAGAAGCTGGGCATTGACCCGCTGAGTAAGACGCTGGTCTTCTCAGATAACCTCGATCTGAAGAAAGCGGTCGATCTCTATCGTCACTTCTCTTCACGCGTGCAGTTGAGCTTTGGTATTGGCACCCGTCTGACCTGCGATATCCCGCAGGTGAAGCCGCTCAATATTGTCATCAAACTGGTGGAATGTAACGGCAAACCGGTCGCCAAATTGTCAGACAGCCCGGGGAAAACAATCTGTCATGACAAAGCTTTTGTGCGTGCATTACGTAAAGCTTTTGACCTTCCTCATATAAAGAAAGCCAGTTAA
- a CDS encoding Stealth CR1 domain-containing protein has protein sequence MSDIDFVVLWVDSTDVAWQEKFTEFKGKGSHGERAVHPARFRDMGIFKYWFRCVEKYAPWVRKVHLVTCGQIPSWINVEHEKLNIVFHDEFIPSEYLPTFNSNTIELNLHRIKDLSNKFVLFNDDTFITSPLREDFYFDNGYPNDFLIIKKQSPKNKDEIIMRSSEFLNVSVLNTHINKKTIIKENRRKYYSLRYKKGLLKNFMNRRASYFEGFYGKHLPQPFLKSTFTEIWQAEEELLKKSSSKRFREPLCLTQYLFRYWQLAHGNFNPKNPEGRGVYFNLSSSNINEAIKTLSNGTAQACFNDTEKLHDFEKVTTTLRNAFEMRLGHKSSFEI, from the coding sequence ATGAGTGATATTGATTTTGTTGTTTTATGGGTTGATTCAACCGATGTAGCCTGGCAAGAAAAGTTTACTGAGTTCAAAGGAAAAGGTAGCCACGGTGAGAGAGCCGTCCACCCTGCGCGGTTCAGGGATATGGGTATCTTTAAATATTGGTTCAGATGTGTCGAAAAATATGCGCCATGGGTAAGAAAAGTACATTTGGTTACCTGTGGACAAATTCCGTCATGGATCAATGTAGAACATGAAAAATTAAATATTGTCTTTCATGATGAGTTTATTCCGTCTGAATATTTACCAACGTTCAACTCTAATACGATAGAGCTAAATCTTCATCGGATAAAAGATCTCAGTAATAAATTTGTTTTATTTAATGACGATACGTTCATTACCTCTCCTTTGCGGGAAGATTTTTATTTTGATAATGGCTATCCTAATGACTTCCTCATCATAAAAAAACAATCACCTAAAAATAAAGACGAGATCATAATGAGGTCGTCAGAATTTCTTAATGTCAGTGTTTTAAATACGCATATTAATAAAAAGACAATAATCAAAGAAAACAGACGTAAATACTATAGCTTACGTTATAAAAAAGGTCTGTTGAAAAATTTTATGAACCGTCGTGCAAGTTATTTTGAAGGCTTCTACGGTAAGCATCTTCCGCAGCCATTCCTGAAAAGTACATTCACTGAGATATGGCAGGCCGAAGAGGAGTTGTTGAAAAAATCATCAAGTAAAAGGTTCAGAGAGCCATTATGTTTAACGCAGTATTTATTCAGGTACTGGCAACTGGCCCACGGTAACTTTAATCCTAAGAACCCGGAAGGGCGTGGAGTATATTTCAATTTGTCGTCCAGTAACATAAACGAGGCCATCAAGACGCTGTCAAATGGCACCGCACAGGCCTGTTTTAATGACACTGAAAAGTTACACGATTTTGAAAAGGTAACGACTACGCTAAGAAATGCCTTTGAAATGAGGCTTGGTCATAAATCAAGTTTTGAGATTTAA
- the asnS gene encoding asparagine--tRNA ligase has product MSVVPVADVLQGRVAVDSEVTVRGWVRTRRDSKAGISFLAVYDGSCFDPVQAVINNSLPNYNEDVLRLTTGCSVIVTGKVVASPGQGQSFEIQATTVEVTGWVEDPDTYPMAAKRHSIEYLREVAHLRPRTNMIGAVARVRHTLAQALHRFFDEQGFFWVSTPLITASDTEGAGEMFRVSTLDLENLPRNDQGKVDFDKDFFGKESFLTVSGQLNGETYACALSKIYTFGPTFRAENSNTSRHLAEFWMLEPEVAFANLNDVAGLAEAMLKYVFKAVLDERADDMKFFAERVDKDAISRLERFIDADFAQVDYTDAVTILENCGRKFENPVYWGVDLSSEHERYLAEEHFKAPVVVKNYPKDIKAFYMRLNEDGKTVAAMDVLAPGIGEIIGGSQREERLDVLDARMAEMGLNKEDYWWYRDLRRYGTVPHSGFGLGFERLIAYVTGVQNVRDVIPFPRTPRNASF; this is encoded by the coding sequence ATGAGCGTTGTGCCTGTAGCCGACGTACTCCAGGGCCGCGTAGCCGTTGACAGCGAAGTCACCGTGCGCGGATGGGTGCGTACCCGCCGAGATTCAAAAGCTGGCATCTCCTTCCTCGCCGTTTATGACGGTTCCTGCTTTGATCCTGTACAGGCTGTCATTAATAATTCTCTGCCCAATTACAATGAAGACGTATTGCGCCTGACAACCGGCTGCTCGGTTATCGTCACAGGTAAAGTCGTTGCGTCTCCAGGACAAGGGCAAAGTTTTGAAATTCAGGCCACCACGGTTGAAGTAACCGGTTGGGTTGAAGATCCTGATACCTATCCGATGGCGGCAAAACGCCACAGTATCGAATATCTGCGTGAAGTCGCGCACCTGCGTCCGCGCACCAATATGATTGGCGCAGTCGCGCGCGTGCGCCATACGCTGGCGCAAGCGCTGCACCGTTTCTTTGACGAGCAGGGTTTCTTCTGGGTTTCGACGCCGTTGATTACCGCCTCCGATACCGAAGGCGCGGGTGAAATGTTCCGTGTATCAACATTGGATCTGGAAAACCTGCCGCGTAACGACCAGGGCAAAGTCGATTTTGATAAAGACTTCTTTGGTAAAGAATCTTTCCTGACCGTATCCGGCCAGTTGAACGGCGAAACCTATGCGTGCGCCCTGTCCAAAATCTATACCTTTGGCCCTACATTCCGTGCAGAAAACTCCAACACCAGCCGCCACCTGGCTGAGTTCTGGATGCTGGAGCCGGAAGTCGCCTTTGCCAACCTGAATGACGTAGCTGGCCTTGCCGAAGCGATGCTGAAATACGTCTTCAAAGCCGTACTGGATGAACGCGCGGATGATATGAAATTCTTCGCCGAGCGTGTCGATAAAGATGCGATTTCTCGTCTGGAACGTTTTATTGATGCAGACTTCGCCCAGGTTGATTACACCGATGCGGTCACAATTCTGGAAAACTGCGGTAGGAAATTCGAAAACCCGGTTTACTGGGGTGTGGATCTCTCCTCTGAGCACGAACGCTATCTGGCAGAAGAGCACTTTAAAGCGCCAGTGGTAGTGAAAAACTACCCGAAAGACATTAAAGCGTTTTATATGCGCCTTAACGAAGACGGTAAAACCGTGGCGGCAATGGATGTTCTGGCGCCGGGCATTGGTGAAATCATTGGGGGTTCCCAGCGTGAAGAGCGTCTGGACGTGCTGGATGCCCGTATGGCGGAAATGGGCCTGAATAAAGAAGATTACTGGTGGTATCGCGATCTGCGCCGCTACGGTACTGTTCCGCATTCAGGTTTCGGTCTCGGCTTCGAACGTCTGATCGCTTATGTCACCGGCGTGCAAAACGTTCGTGATGTGATTCCGTTCCCGCGTACTCCACGTAACGCCAGTTTCTGA
- a CDS encoding sulfonate ABC transporter substrate-binding protein, translating to MFKFFRHRPQWLALAGLLSLSAWSHAAESAPDALRIGYQKGSISMVLAKSHQLLEKRYPQTKISWVEFPAGPQMLEALNVGSIDLGSTGDIPPIFAQAAGADLVYVGVEPPKPKAEVILVPENSPIKTVADLKGHKVAFQKGSSSHNLLLRALQQAGLKFTDIQATYLTPADARAAFQQGNVDAWAIWDPYYSAALLQGGVRVLKDGTDLKQTGSFYLAARPYAEKNGSFIQGVLDTFSQADALTISQREQSITLLAKTMGLPEPVIATYLDHRPPTTITPVSASVATLQQQTADLFYDNRLVPKKIDIRQRIWQPTQQEGAKL from the coding sequence ATGTTTAAATTTTTCAGACATCGTCCTCAATGGCTGGCGCTGGCCGGATTACTCTCGCTTTCGGCCTGGTCACACGCGGCAGAGTCAGCGCCTGACGCACTGCGCATCGGCTATCAGAAAGGCAGCATCAGTATGGTGCTGGCGAAAAGCCACCAACTGCTGGAGAAGCGTTACCCGCAAACCAAAATCTCCTGGGTTGAGTTCCCGGCGGGCCCGCAAATGCTGGAGGCATTGAATGTCGGCAGTATCGATCTCGGCAGTACCGGCGATATTCCCCCTATTTTTGCGCAGGCTGCCGGGGCGGACCTGGTTTATGTTGGCGTTGAGCCTCCCAAACCAAAAGCCGAGGTCATTCTCGTCCCTGAAAACAGTCCGATTAAAACCGTCGCGGATCTGAAAGGACACAAAGTCGCCTTCCAGAAAGGTTCCAGTTCGCACAATCTGCTGTTGCGCGCACTGCAACAGGCCGGACTTAAATTTACCGATATCCAGGCCACATACCTGACGCCAGCAGACGCCCGCGCCGCATTCCAGCAGGGGAATGTCGATGCGTGGGCAATCTGGGACCCTTACTATTCCGCTGCGCTGTTGCAGGGTGGCGTTCGCGTCCTGAAAGACGGGACCGACCTGAAACAAACCGGTTCGTTCTATCTGGCGGCGCGCCCTTATGCCGAAAAGAACGGCAGCTTCATTCAGGGCGTTCTGGACACCTTCAGCCAGGCCGATGCGTTAACGATAAGCCAGCGTGAACAAAGTATCACCCTGCTGGCAAAAACGATGGGATTGCCTGAACCGGTGATTGCCACCTATCTGGATCATCGCCCGCCAACCACCATTACGCCGGTGAGCGCCTCTGTCGCAACCTTGCAGCAGCAAACCGCCGATCTGTTTTACGACAACCGTCTGGTGCCGAAAAAAATTGATATTCGCCAGCGTATCTGGCAGCCCACTCAACAAGAAGGAGCAAAATTATGA